The following proteins come from a genomic window of Penaeus monodon isolate SGIC_2016 chromosome 22, NSTDA_Pmon_1, whole genome shotgun sequence:
- the LOC119587153 gene encoding uncharacterized protein LOC119587153, which produces MRKAQKFKMSSSVLEILKVSGHRMKINWFCRKNLKHDTVSKKIDNDTLNKGIDRNDICDVPKKTSSIVKVKEEKPVTKVAKLKTPTYKIAPKSARAVNPAGVRPVIGRPVQRNQTLRDTKTNVQRRTPNIRRRSKDLKVSVQASSEPSSQTVEVQTSPAALKSDASTNTQIKYTYGRSLDPKLMSELETLSKEQDDIAKEALLIRERTAMRQKRMREDGILDSFAATISPLKRLKAMMQEKKTFVHSTKKEYDSSEKGSQSQINKSVQFSETSIFYEAPEIDEQQEEYETPDTSIQMCNSLNASLSHWNSLKGNNSFLQTPVSKKEPIQSAKEEREEFLPPTNDVPGEKSPFTELAGNCERPSLAPLTPHSRKEVSVLKLTLRKQLEQLYD; this is translated from the exons ATGAGGAAAGCTCAGAAGTTCAAGATGAGTTCAAGTGTGCTGGAGATTTTGAAAGTGAGTGGTCACAGGATGAAGATAAACTGGTTTTGCAGAAAAAATTTGAAACATGATACAGTCAGcaagaaaattgataatgatactctGAACAAAGGGATAGAcagaaatgatatttgtgatgtaCCAAAAAAAACGTCATCTATTGTCAAAGTCAAAGAGGAGAAACCGGTTACTAAAGTAGCCAAATTGAAAACACCTACCTATAAAATAGCACCAAAGAGTGCCAGGGCAGTTAATCCAGCTGGTGTTAGACCAGTTATTGGTAGACCTGTGCAGAGAAATCAGACCCTCAGGGATACAAAGACCAACGTTCAACGTCGTACCCCAAACATCCGTAGAAGGTCTAAAGATTTAAAAGTCTCTGTACAGGCTTCATCAGAGCCAAGTTCCCAGACTGTTGAGGTACAAACAAGCCCTGCAGCATTAAAAAGTGATGcttcaacaaacacacaaataaaatatacatatggaagATCCCTTGACCCTAAATTGATGAGCGAGCTTGAGACACTCAGCAAGGAACAAGATGATATTGCAAAGGAAGCACTGCTTATCAGAGAGAGAACTGCAATGAGacagaagagaatgagggaagatggtatt CTGGATAGTTTTGCTGCCACAATATCTCCCCTCAAAAGATTAAAGGCTATGatgcaagagaaaaaaacatttgttcATTCTACAAAGAAGGAATATGACTCCTCAGAAA AGGGCTCCCAGTCACAAATCAACAAGAGTGTCCAATTCAGTGAAACTTCAATATTTTATGAAGCACCAGAGATAGATGAACAGCAAGAAGAATATGAGACACCAGACACAAGTATTCAAATGTGTAACAGCTTAAATGCCAGTCTGTCACATTGGAATTCCTTGAAAGGTAACAATAG CTTTCTCCAAACACCAGTTTCAAAAAAAGAGCCCATTCAATCAgccaaagaagaaagagaagaattccTTCCTCCTACAAATGACGTCCCTGGAGAGAAATCACCATTTACCGAACTAGCTGGGAATTGTGAACGTCCATCACTAGCTCCCCTCACACCTCACTCCCGAAAAGAAGTGTCTGTTTTAAAGCTGACATTGCGGAAACAGTTAGAGCAGTTATATGattaa
- the LOC119587154 gene encoding uncharacterized protein LOC119587154 — translation MEAEKENMQSSFKPLRKLTLLRRHRPENDMSIEDFMRWGENPSPGFEQPMLKQNRSIEKTVKRRELQPTNVQEVNSVQNEEQRETGQGIYGNYQPRMPMSNLARRRSVQADIPHGSKSASGSDPLLIDGKDEQSFRNSFRRQRLVQADISHEANSVIGGEPMLKDGKDEQNFHNPFRRLGHRRRSSLLSTHEDAGLENSGLVPSTAALTCSFQPNLRRRSKQLMQNIEELAQKQEEFPSLHANIETKDFYNRRRSARLMQLDNISEKCEPSSYLDFDKKHTEREFKEKPEILEEKESFNRLASSQFSKNMKLITSNSKVTKPVPSPSFGFQQYRKAIKGNISLWRKKRCF, via the exons ATGGAGGCAGAAAAAGAGAACATGCAATCAAGTTTCAAACCCCTGAGAAAGTTAACATT ACTCCGAAGGCATAGGCCTGAGAATGACATGAGCATTGAAGACTTTATGAGATGGGGG GAGAACCCAAGTCCTGGATTCGAACAGCCCATGTTAAAGCAAAATAGAAGCATTGAGAAAACTGTAAAAAGGAGGGAGTTACAACCTACAAATGTGCAAGAGGTAAATTCTGTACAAaatgaggaacagagagagactgGGCAGGGAATCTATGGAAACTACCAGCCAAGAATGCCAATGAGTAATTTGGCACGGCGCAGATCAGTACAGGCAGACATTCCCCATGGGTCAAAATCAGCGAGTGGTAGTGATCCATTACTGATTGATGGCAAGGATGAACAAAGTTTTCGTAATTCATTCAGAAGGCAAAGATTAGTACAAGCAGACATCTCCCATGAGGCAAATTCAGTGATAGGTGGCGAGCCAATGCTGAAAGATGGCAAGGATGAACAAAACTTTCATAATCCATTCAGAAGGCTTGGTCACAGAAGAAGGTCTAGCCTATTAAGCACCCATGAAGATGCAGGTTTGGAAAACAGTGGTCTTGTACCAAGTACAGCAGCTTTGACCTGTTCTTTCCAACCAAATTTAAGGAGGAGATCCAAGCAATTAATGCAAAATATTGAGGAATTAGCACAAAAGCAAGAGGAATTTCCATCTCTACATGCAAATATAGAAACCAAAGATTTTTATAACAGGAGAAGGTCAGCAAGACTCATGCAGTTGGATAATATTTCAGAGAAATGTGAGCCTTCATCATATTTAGATTTTGACAAAAAGCACACAGAAAGGGAATTTAAAGAAAAGCCTGAGAtactggaagagaaagagagttttaaCAGACTTGCCAGTTCCCAGTTCAGCAAGAATATGAAATTGATTACAAGCAATTCGAAAGTCACAAAACCTGTGCCATCTCCATCCTTTGGCTTCCAGCAATACAGAAAGGCCATCAAAGGGAACATTTCTCTCTGGAg GAAAAAAAGATGCTTTTGA